A window of Opisthocomus hoazin isolate bOpiHoa1 chromosome 11, bOpiHoa1.hap1, whole genome shotgun sequence genomic DNA:
GGCTGCCCTCCCGGCAGACGCCCTGCACGAAGTACCTGCGGGGGGGCGGCAGGGACGGGAGGGGCAGGGCAGCGGCtgtcccgccccccccagccgacCCCGAACCCCCCCCGGCGCCGCCAGCTCGCTGCCCGCGGCCCACCCGAGCGCCGGGCCCGcggaggttggggggggggggggggggggggaggccgccGCTACGCCGCGAGCAGGccccggccggggggggaggggcgctCACCTGCAGGTCACCTCCTTCGTGCTCATCctcgcgccgcgccgcgcgccccgccggcccggccggctccccgcgccgcgcgccgggGTTCCGCTCAGCGCTGGGGGCGAAGGGCGGAGCCGGGAGGGAGCGCGACACCGCCCCCCGGCGGCGGCCCGCCCGGACGCCATTCAGCGGCgcaccgcggggcggggccgggcggcgccaTGGCGGAGGGCGGCATCGTGCGGGTGCGGCACTGCGGGGCCGCCATCTTCTGCCGGCGGGCCCCGGCGCGCTGccccgcctgcggcagccccctGCGCGgcgccgggctgcccgccgcccccgtcCGCCTGCCCGGCCCCTTCCGGCACGgccaccgccagccccgcgccctgctCCTGCGGCCCGCCGCCGGCACCTTCCTGGGGTAgggaccggggccgggcggggggctcggggggccgggcccgccgccagcgccgccggTTGTTTCTCTCGCAGGGGGTACGACGGGCGGTCCGATCTGCATGTCGGGGTCAGCAGCAGCCAGGGTAGGAAGCGCTCCGCTGCCCGTCGGTGGGTcgggaggggggagcgggcgggccccggcgccgggggcttagggcagccCCCCCGAACGCGGCCTCTGCCAGGGCCAGAAATGCCCCTCGGTAAAGAAGCGACGTTTTCAAACGCCTCACTGAGAATCCTGTTGGTTCTCCTGGAGAGCCCTCGCCCACCCGGCCGAGCCCCATGCCAGGCGCTCAGTTAACACAAGGGTGGGCTCGGGTCAGAAGGAAGCGTGGCTGTCCTCACGTTATCGAAAGAGATCTGGAATCGCACGGGGGAAAGGAGAGCAGGTTTCTGAGGAACTGCATTCTCCACTCTGTAGCCACTGACGGGAAGCCAGGGTAGGGCCAGTCTAAGGGAAAGTGGCACTACGGGAAACCAGGAGTAGCTCTCAtcacttcaaaaataaaagcccaaaccacacacacaaacatacacacacgAAGGAGGTGAATCCCGTTCTCCAGTGGCACCTGGCAATCTGCTGCTCTTTATTTCCAGGCGTGGTGTATAATTACGACGAAGAAGGCGTTCACAGAGCTGAAACCGGATGGGAGCAGTGCATTAGCATCCCACTCGTACAGCCAGACATGTTTGGGCTTCTGCAGCAGTGGGATAAGCTCCTGGAGGAATTTTCTGCAGGAGAGGACTGGCTTCCTCACAGGTAAGTCGTTTAAAAGCTGGATGGAGCAGGGGTTTTCACTCTGGGATGATGAACTGGGCGAGTCCGATTTGGACTCTGCAAGGCCCGGGGTCCCTTCGGAGCCTCGCTCCTTCAGCACGCCCGGTTCTAACCGGCACGTCCCAGGAACGCCGTCAGGCTGTCCCGAGACCTGCGGGCCTTGCTAGGgagaaaaagagtatttttaagtTGTAAGTAACAAACTCATCTGCTGGAATGTAAAAGCTCTAAAAGAAGAGATCATTTCAGGGAAGTTTTCTTCAGCAACAAAAGAACTTTGCATGGATAAAACCCAGTTCAGTGAAGTACAAAATAACTGCCAGCAGCAGTTTGACTGGCACGCTGTGTAGAAGTGGTGTCAACAGACTCGTGATGGAATGGCCTCGATTCGTCAAGCCGGCGTCCAGCTTAACGCCGCGCTGACGGAAGTGCCCGTGGCAGCACACGGTTAACATTGCTGCCGCGGGAAGAGGTTTTTTACATAAGAGTAACAGTATGTGGAACAGCAAAGGTTAACAAGGTAAAAgccaaacaaatataaaaattaagaaattattgcagagtctgcagctttttttttttttatggttacaGTTTCTGATAGCTGGAAAGTACAACTTGTGATGAATACAGTATTTAAGCACTGGCATAGAAGGAAAGTGGCAGTCGTTCCTGGAGAGCACGCGCTTCCTTATTTCACTCAGTAAAATATTCCTCCGTGCGCAGCAATTAATGGATTCGTGCCAACTCTTACTAACGAGCTGCTTTTCCTAGGTATGACGAACACGACCACAATTGCTACACCTACGCCCTGGCGTTCGTTAACAGCGTGCTAACTGCacaaggaaagcagcagatgaGTAAAAGCGAATTTACGGAGAGATTTGTGATTCCCCGGACGAAGCAAGCGTCCAGATACCTCACTCTGCACCAGGAGCTAACGGCTAAGGATTTCTACATCGTACCCCTTCCTGATGGAGAAAACCAGGGCTGAATTAAAACATCTGCTTCATGCAGTGGGAAGTCCTCAGACTCCCAAGTCGCAGGGACTGAGATGCACGATCTACTTCATGTATTTAAAAACGCAATTAACTTTACATGTTGGCCTGCACATGGTGGAAGGATCGGGAAACACGGCTTGTGCGTTGGAATGAAGTCGCGTACGTGCAGTGTACACACTACAGAAGAGCTGTGGGAACTGCtcatacagaaaaatgttttcctgtttaCAGTCACCACGTGCTTTGTTCTGCCACGACATGTAATACCAGAAATTGTTAACTGCTGTGTAATTAAGGGTTTTAACAAATGATCTGGGGTAACGTAAGCTGCAGCAAACCAaaccaggttttttttcctgtcgcATATGTATAGTGATGAGTGAAAAAAGGAATCTGTGCTTGTGTGCTGCTGAAATCCAGTCTCATGACAACGCAGATTCACCACATGCAAAGTTACTTTCCTTTAATTACTACTAACGTAACAACAAATAAATCCAGCCTCTTGGCCAGACACATTTCTTTCCCAATTCTTCTTTACATTTTGCACATTTATTCCTCAAACCAAGACAGATGCTTGGTATTCAAAGATAATAATTTAGTGTCTGTATCTGTTAGTATCTGTAATAAGCAGCAGACTCCTCAGGATTTATCTTGGAGATAAAACTTTAGCACataacaaaaagaaatttaagtCCAAAAAGCCTAAAAAGATCTTCCAGCAGCACTTTTACCTACTGTACGTTACGCGGAAGCATATGCCGAGGTCAAAATTCTGCAGTCCTTCAATTTTGTGCAATTTCACTTTATTTACTTACGTTTTAGTTTAAGAAAACAATTTCAGCTTTTTTGCCTCCTACTAGTTTCTGCAAAGTAAGCTGCTTTTAGTCTAGATGTAAGCCCTgttttctcaaagatggagaagTAACCATAACTGATGGGGGCTTTGTCCACACATCTGTACCTTTGTGTACAcacggcacagccctgccccagcactccagctgcacGCGCCACACTGGACACACTCCCCCCCCTccttgttttcttccacttcttgcTAAATTCTAAATTACAGCTCATTTAAAGCATACTCAAAAAACACAAGGGAGACAGCCAGCTTGACGTGCGCTGTTTGGCTGCTGTTAGAGACCTCCCAGCCACCTGCTCCCAGTGCCAGTCAGCGTGCTTCAGCTAGGATGTGGCTTACAAGAAGAAATTACGGTACTCTCTTTCTGAGTGCATCAGAATCCATGCTTCCTTGAAGTACTGTATTTTAATTGCTAAAATATAAGTACAACAGCAAGTATCAGTGCTACAGTACAAGTATCTAACATAAGGTATTTGATCCAACAGTACTGAAACACAAAGTACAGTCGCTACAGCTAGAAATACAACACCCTGCCATGTACAGTCACCACCTATAGACACCTGCTCAGCCTTAAAAAGCTATTATGCATAATTAGCATTTTCATTTTACATCTTTCTGGTAGAAGTCGTATTAAATTAAAGCAAGGGCTAGAAGATCTTCCGCCGCGTTGCCCGCAGTTTCCTGCATTCATGACATGGCTTTACAATCTCAGCTGCCTAAGTGAGCACGATTGGGGTTTTGTGCTTGGTGGGAACAGCCCGAGTGGACAGAAAACGTCCTGCGACCAGGAGGCAAACCCCCTTTAGAAAACAGCACAAAGCAAATCCCAGTGTCACTGTCACCAGCTATAACGTATCCTGACTGTTGCAGCAAAAGTGTTCTCTCAtgacacaggaaaaagaaaaaaaaaaaaaaatctaacggTGTGGTGAAGGAAGGAAGCCTACTGTTCCAAGACAGATGGAATTCAAATGCCTGAATCCAAAGCAGCAATACTTAAAATGCAGCGTAGCTGGTACTTAAACCTTCTGGCTCGACTTGAAAGGCAGCTGAATACCTgctgggttggttggtttgttctCCAAAAGTGGCTTAGCAACAGCAACCATCGTATTTAGGAACCTGCAACCCACATGATGAAATCTTACAAAAAAGCTAGAAAACAGCAGGCAGCGAGCGCAGCAAGGAGGAGCTGCTCAGCACTGCCCGTCGCCCTGCTCTGCACACAACGCAGCGCTGTCTCCCAGTCTGTTTCACGTGTGACAGGCCAGGGCAGAGACAGCTACGGGTGCccgatgaaaaaaaaaattatagactGTTGTCGTTGCTggataaaagagaagaaaagcagcgaTGAAACTGAGACTTACACTTGCCAAGCTGGAGAGACCGGCTTTCTCTCACTAGCTCAGGACATCTTCATTGTTTTGTACATGGCAACCCCACCCCAGACAAAAGCCAAGGGCATCGCCTGCGGGCAGGGCACCTGGCTGTCCCGCAGCAAGATCCAGCCCTGACGGGCAGGGAGGAATCTGACACTGCAAATCTCAAGTGAGGTCAGACGCCGCGCGGGAATGGGGAGTGGAGCCCAGCATTCCCTGCTGCCTGACACCTAATGCTGCTGTTCGGTGCCAAGACCCCAGAGTGAATTTAAATCCTTGCACATTCTGGGGAGAGCTCCTTAATTTGGAGTAGTGCTTGTGAAAATAACGACTTTTAGTTGGGACCGCCACATTCCAGGGTCTAGGCACCTAACAGCTACGTGGGGGCAATGCTCACTGTTGTGACAACCGAATCTCTTCCCAAATCTTACTTTGTGCAACTTCATGGAGTCTATAAAGTCAGTATTTGGTTGAAGAAGAATGGTACCACAGGTGTCCCAAAAGGTTACTTGACTCACTAGAATTACTGCTGGGTTTTAACTAGTTCAAAAACAGCAGTAAACTTGAGGCCGACCAAGTTTAAGCCCTCATTTTTGAAGAAATGTAGGGCCCAGTGCTGAGCTACAAAAGGAAGTCAGCCTTACAATCCCAAAGTTCCACCCTGAAGAATCTGAGGCGCTCCCAGAAACCCGTGTGACCCCTCACGGCTCCAGCTTTCAGGCAGACGCTCAGGTTTTGgacttcagcagctctgcaggccgTAGTGCCCAGTCAGCACTAATGCCTGGATCTGTCAGAATATTAAGAATACCATCACTAATCACTGCAGTCCAGCCACCACTCAAAGATACACATTTGTAAGTTTAAACAACTGAGTATTTTGAGTTGGGATACGGCTttaattttttctccttcctatGCATTATTATAGTTCAATTACATTTTTCAGTACAACATTCTCTCCAGTAAACAGGGTGTACTTCATTTTAAACAGCACTTATACATACCAACTGCGTACGCTGACAGAAACCGTTCTGAGGCTCTGGTTCACCGTGAGAAGATCAGATAAAAAACAAgacatggttttaaaaaaaaaaaaaaaagaatttttcctaTGCAGTCAAAGTTCATCTTGCTCACTGCGCTCACGGGAAGACACCCAACGAGTTACAATCAGTTCCTGAAATCAAAAACCAGCAACTATTACGCAAGtgggcaggaaagaaagaaacaaagctcCAGGCAATCAGTGAGGGATGGTGATTAAGCCTTCAGCAAACTGACGCATGTTAGGAGACCACTGAGAAATCccattagatgacccacagaggtcccttccaacccctaccattctgtgattctgtgactacacTTCTTGCTGAAGCGAGCTGCTCTCTCTCGCATTTTTCTCCCTGCATTTTTAAGTATACATTAACCTAAGTCTCCATAGGTGTCCCTGTTTCCCCATGCAAATGCTTCCATTAACTGCAGCAGCAACGTTAAAATTTACAAGATCCTAAGTCTTTAAACAGTCTGCAATGCACTTCTGTGCCTTGGGGCACAAGGGAATCTAGTTCATTTTATTGCAGCGATGCGTGCAAAAGCCAACGCACGCTGCGGAGCAAGCACCAGTCCAGGGGGGCTCTGACAGTCGGCCGTCCAGCTGCGACAAGGCATGGCCATACAGGCGAGAGAGGGAAGTCACTGCTCACCTGAACCTTGATCCTTTTCATACATTCTGGTGTCGACATCTCTTTTTCAGACATGTCAGATGGTCTGATCAAATAGCATAACATAAGTTCCTGTCGGGAAACAGAAAACACGAACACATGAATTTCAACTGATTTCTTTCTATACAAGTATTAGATCAAGCAGAAATGGAGATACCAAGTTTCCTACAAGATGTCTTCTGCAAACCACGTTGGGGAGAGCTGTATAATACGCGTATCTCGTTTTCCTTATCAAAGCGTAATACTGCTACAGGATAAGCTGCAATGGTAACACAACACCTGAGCAGCATGGCTGTGAGTATGGCAGCCCTGCGTTTCAGGCTCTAGCATAGAGAAAATCTTTTGGAAACTCGCAGTTTCACTGTTCAAAAGAAAATCCTGGTAGGTGGACagggctttaaaaacaaaagtggCAAGCAGGAAAGAAGCATTCCTCAGGTCTGACTTGTGTTCCTCACACAACTTCTAACGTTCCTACAGGCAACAGAACTTCAATAAGCTTCTTCCAGAATTCATCTGGGTATTGACAAAGGATACTCTTGTTTGCCTGCTGGTGACCTAACCTGTTCTTCAGCAGACGAGAACCAGGATTCTCTTTCCAGCCTCACTCCAACTTGCCAGTCTTTGGAACTAAACTGCACCTTTGTCCttttaatgctgttttaaaaCTAGCACCTTACACTTACCTTCGAAGCGTTAACAGTTGTTCTGTTCAACCCAGACAAGGACTTCCAGCTGAGCGGTCTTCGAAGGGAACCTTCAAAATTATCATCCACTAATTCAGCAATGACAGAGTAACTGGAATACACAGCAAACATGGTAACTCACAGAAGGAAAATTACCATCCTACAAAGATCATGAAACTTTGGGATTAGAGCCTAAAAACTGGTGTTAAACAATATGCCAGCAAGCAGCAAGTGAGTTGTGACACTTAAGTCTCTTTCCACTCGCCAAAGGGGAGTAAAGATGGAACTGTGAATAGGCTTGGTGGCACTTTCCCTCCCCACCCTTCTGCTGATGTCTGTAGCGTTCTTTTATGAATGCCTATCTGACATTTATAATCAATTTATTATCTAGGAGTTCAACCTGACTAGCTAACGAATAAGGACAATTATCATACCTTAAGTTTTTTCTCCCAAACTACATAAATTATCCATACCATGTACTTTTAGAAGTCAGTATTACTAAATCAAATTACTTTCCTGGGTGCATTCATCGTACGAGTGTCAAATATGCTCACTGCAACTTATAATTTTTAATGTCTTACTACTGTTATATGAATTCAATGAGATTGTGTTATTTAGTACCTCTGCTAAAAGGACTTCTGCAATCCCAGTATGAACGCATCTGGCAAAATATTCTGAGTGAAGAATGTGTGCTTCACCAGTGAAGATACTAAATATGTGTGAGAGAAGTTTACTGATTTGAAAGTAAGAAATTAGACAAAACATGAGCTTCAAACCTTGCATGATAGAAGGCCGGACCTTTTCGATACAGCACTGAAATGAGAGAGAAACACCTCAGTTAGATAATCTCAGAGTTTCCATCTGAGTTTAATACCTGGGTCCGtaaatgttttcaaatgttttgtaAGTTTTAATTACACAAGACAAAACTTCACCGCTTTTGAATCCTGCTCAGAATTATGTTGTCCTAGCAAgtggagagagagggaagagacaaaaaaaaccatGGGAGCAGCAGGGTGACTCAGGGCAGGCGAGTGGCAAGCAAGAGATACAGCAGAAGAACCAAAGGACAGTCAACAGCTGCTGGGGGGAGAAGTTTAGGATGGCATTTTTCTGCAACAGACTTCATGCTTTTAACACTGTATTCGCAACAGAAGTTGAGCCACCGAAGTACAAGTAAAAAACCAGAACGAGCCATTGAGTTTCTGGTCTAAGCAAGCATTTTCCACAAGTTTTGGGAGAGGCGAAGTGTGTACAGACTGCCCACAGCACCCACTAGAAGTTCCTCCTCTGTCCACGAGCACACAAGACTCATTGCAGCTGGACTGGTGTAACGGAGCTAAATGATTACGTTTCCTCTCTCCCCTCTGTCACGAGCTCGTCAGAGGGGACTGACTTTCAGTAGCACAGGTTTTCTTACACCGCTGGCTAGCACAGACCTGGCCAGGAAAAGGACGAGCAGCATTTCATTGCAGCAGTGAGCATGATTTGCAAATTGTCCACTATTGTAGTAATATCCGTTCTAAGAAGGTACTGCCAAAGAACAAGAAGCTAGAGGAACTCAGGAGTAAGGCAGAACTCTTAGCCTTAAACTAATCCAATTCCTTTGTCTGGCACAAATGCAAAGGCAACGATATGCTAAATGACAAATAAAGGCCAGAACACAAACGAACGGTGAACAAACTAATATCAATTTCACGTATACATCAGGTAATCAATAGCAAAACCCCATCTACAATGCAGGGTACTAACAGTGATGCTGAATTCAGCCAAACCTACCTGCTGACCTGGAGGACTAGCTCAGCACCACCTCGACAGAACCCCCCAAACTGTAAAACTGCTTCAGGTGGTATCAGAACACCTGCTGGTTTGTATGCATACATAAAAAATATCTCCCTTTATGCACACTGTGCTGTGGCGACAGGCATTACTGTGTACTGTTCATGTTGATGTGAGCTGAATGTAGTTCTTGAATTACTTAACAAGGGATTATGGATACTACCAATTCCTTCTGTACAATTAAAACCCCCACCATTAACAAACAAGCAAGTCCCTTCCCCCCCCGACCCTGCCGAAATTACCCATACATAGAAACAGTCTTAGCAGTACGTTCAGCAGAAGTCCAGCTTCCATTAAACAGGCTGAAATATGAGATGCACGGACTTCGACGTGAACTGGGATCTAGACACAAACCTGCTACTCCAAAGACTGTCCTGTTAATACTGCAGAAGATGTGTTTAGATGGGGCAGAGAAACTTGGGAAGAGAATTTCAGTGCAATCCTGCACTAGTTACTGACCTCATGAAGCACAACAACAGGCCTTTCGAGCTATCTCTTGAGCCAGTGGATGTGGGACCTTACACTCCACTCAGCCCAGCTTCACTGCTCACCTAGCCTACCCAAAGGTGTCTGCTGCCCACTGCAAGCAGCAGAGCCTGCTCCGGTCACGCAGCTCCCGTTACTGCATTCATCTTCGGCACTGGGGTTTGCACTGCCTGGAAGGAAGTCAGGTGTAAATTACTGCGTTTCCTAAAGGAGCTACTTACAGAGATCAGTTCCGTACTTCAGTCCGACTTTGGGGACCCAGCCCCTACTGCGGAAGTAGTGATACGCCATGTAAGTAGTTTTAAAGTTGGGCTTCACTTCACTGAAAAATTCCCATAGCTTCACAATAGTTAGGGGCTCCTAAAaatcagaaccacaggcattaACCTGACTATATTAATATTACAGCAGATCTAGAATACTGTGTGTAGTAGAGCATAACAGCCAAACACCAAATATCACAGTCCACTGCAAAGAGCACGAACTTTGGGCAATAAAATACAGAATCCCTCAATAAAAGACAGAaacctgctggggtttttttagcatttCAAAAGCAGTCCCATAATGCCATTGTTTAAAGGAAAATCGGAAATCTTAAACTAGAAGCATAGGTTTCAATTATTTTGTCATTACATTAACAGTAGCTTGATATACTTGTAAATTAATGCTTCATACTCTAAGGAATATTCCTGGTTCGGGGAGTA
This region includes:
- the MKRN2OS gene encoding MKRN2 opposite strand protein, coding for MAEGGIVRVRHCGAAIFCRRAPARCPACGSPLRGAGLPAAPVRLPGPFRHGHRQPRALLLRPAAGTFLGGYDGRSDLHVGVSSSQGVVYNYDEEGVHRAETGWEQCISIPLVQPDMFGLLQQWDKLLEEFSAGEDWLPHRYDEHDHNCYTYALAFVNSVLTAQGKQQMSKSEFTERFVIPRTKQASRYLTLHQELTAKDFYIVPLPDGENQG